The Triticum urartu cultivar G1812 chromosome 5, Tu2.1, whole genome shotgun sequence genome contains the following window.
AATGCTTTTGTTATGGCTGGTTTAGCTAGGCCCACCGGGCAATCTTAgcccacaagttatcttaggTTAATTCTTCTGCAAGTTATCTAGGTTATAAATATAGGCTGTAAGACTCTTTTTGGAATTAAGCAATAAGAAGATTATTATCTCTATTGCCCGGCTCCCAGAGGAGCCGGAACCCTAGCCGCCtttaaccctagccgccgccgccatctccctCCTCTTCCGCGACGGCGCTCAACCGCCGGCGCGGCCGCTCATCGCCTCGCCCAGCTCCCTCCTTCCCCTACTGCTTACGCCCCAGGCCTGGTAGGGTACAAGTTCCTACCAATTTGGTAATCAGAGACCAAGTTCTGATCATGTccctgccaccaccaccaccggcgcTTTCCAGCGGATCCACCGCGCCGATGACGACGGCGCCGTCCCTCACCGCGCCGATGCTGCCGGCACCGTCCCTCACCGCGCCGACGACGTCCGCCGCCGGATCAACCACGCTGGCGGGCCCCGTCTCCACCGCGACCCCGGCCGCGCCGTCCTCCACAATTCCTcctgcgccgccgccgtccgccgtcTTCACATCGGAGCAGGTCACGGCCACCCTGCGGGACCTCATCACCGCCGTCCAGAGCCTCTACTTGCAACAGCAGCAGTACACGACCGGGCCCTACATGCCCCTGCCGACGGCGCCCCCTGCCGCCTACGGCCACACGCCGTGGCCGCTCCAGGGCATCTCTCCGTACGGCGCGCCCCTCTGGCCCTTGGCGCCGACGCCGTCCTCGGGCCCCTGGCCGCTACAGCAGATGCCGCAGGCGGCGGCCACCGGACCGCTGCAGCCGTTCTCCGTGCCGACCTGCACTGGGCAGCCCCTGCTGCCGTTTCCAGCGGGACACCCCGGCGGGACTACGCCGGCCGCGGCCCCTCTGTGGTACTTGCAGCCACCCCCTCCCGCGGCCACCGACGCCCCCGTGCACCCCCCGCCACCGACGCTCCAACCACCGGCACCGACCCTGCCTAGCTCAGGGGCACCCTCACCGACCGGCCTCCCGATTCATCAGTTCCGGTTCCCGCCCTCCCCGTCGCCACTTCCAGCGTGGGCGGCTGGGTCTTCGCCATCGCCGGTCTACACCACGGCTCCGGAGCAACCGACCCCGTTTCGGCAGTTCGGCGGGCCATCCAGCTCCGCGGGTCCCTACCCGGAGTACTCCGACCAGGCGCCACCCGCCTCGCTGCTTCGCACCTCTGAGCCAGCTCGACACGGCGCTCCGACCCAGACACCGCCACGGTTTGCCAAGATCGACTTCGCCACCTATGACGGCACGGAGGACCCCCTCAACTGGCTCAACCAATGCGACCAGTTCTTTCGCGGGCAGCGCACTCTCGCATCGGAGCGTACCTGGCTCGCCTCGTATCACCTCCGCGGCGCGGCACAGACCTGGTATTACGCCCTCGAGCAGGACGAGGGCGCCATGCCCCCTTGGGAGCGCTTCCGCGAGCTCTGCCTCCTTCGCTTTGGGCCTCCGGTTCGCGGGAGCCGCCTAGCGGAGCTCGGCCGCCTTCCCTTCACCTCCACGGTGCAGGACTACGCCGACCGTTTCCAGGCCCTGGTATGCCATGCGTCGGGTGTGACGGCGCAGCAGCGGGCCGACCTCTTTGTCGGTGGACTTCCGGATCACATCCGCGTGGACGTGGAGCTTCGGGGACCCCAGGATCTCCAGTCGGCCATGTACTACGCCCGCGCTTTCGAGCGCCGCGCGGTGGCCATCCAGCAGGAATCACCATCCCGGACCGCTGGGTCGCTACCCGGGCCGGATTCCGCACAGGGTCGGCCTGCACAGGCTACTGCGGCACTCCTCGCCATGACCGCGGCGCGCCCGTTCCGCCGGCTCACCTCAGCCGAGCTACTCGAGCGTCGCCGCCAAGGGTTGTGCTTCAACTGCGACGAGCCCTACACGCCCGGCCATGCTTGCCCGCGACTCTTCTACCTGGAGGTTGCAGACTACATTCCGGAGGACGCCGTCACCACCGACCTGGCCGCCCCAGCTGTCGAGAAGGTGTTTGACGCTGGTTGATCACCTAAAGGAGTTCCGCAAGCGCTTCCCCACCTTacagctcgaggacgagctgtttgtGCAGGCGGGGAGAAGTGTTATGGCCGGTTTAGCTAGGCCCACCGGGCAATCTTAgcccacaagttatcttaggTTAATTCTTCTGCAAGTTATCTAGGTTATAAATATAGGCTGTAAGACTCTTTTTGGAATTAAGCAATAAGAAGATTATTATCTCTATTGCCCGGCTCCCAGAGGAGCCGGAACCCTAGCCGCCtttaaccctagccgccgccgccatctccctCCTCTTCCGCGACGGCGCTCAACCGCCGGCGCGGCCGCTCATCGCCTCGTCCAGCTCCCTCCTTCCCCTACTGCTTACGCCCCAGGCCTGGTAGGGTACAAGTTCCTACCAGCTTTTAATTCTACTCAGGACTCACAGATCCTAGAACCAAACAGAAGTAAAACATAAGTCTTTTTTTAATAAAGAGGGCAAGTAAAACATAAATCTGACTAACGATAAATCCAAAAGCTTGCGGATGAGCATGAGCACCGAAACCAACCAGAGATATCCTACATGGGCATGAGCAACTCCTTTAAGTTACGGCCAAAAACAACTTGCATCAGCGCATAAGAGAATCTGAAAGTTTCAGATTTGCAGCTACTAGAAGCAAGCATCACCACTCCGGTTATGGCTAGGGTCTATacaaatgtaaaatgaagagacGAAGTTTAATCTATATGGATGTAAATGTAGAGATGAGGTTTTGTTTATAGAACCCTGATTCCCCACAATTTGTTTTCTCGCCAACTTAATAAATTTTCTTTGCTCAGACAGGGTTGCTAATAACAGATCTCCGGTGGACACAAACAACACAGAAAAGCTTCCGTTCATAGCATTGAATTAAAACACATTCAGTATGAGGTTTTCTTAGCATACTAGCACTGGAAACTCACAACTAAAACAAACAACATATTTTTAGTATCCCCTGAAATGCATTTGCCAAGTAGTTGTTCCTGTTTTCTGTCTAGTCTTTTGCTTTCTTCTTTTGGTTGGGGCATCCCCTGTTATGGGAAATAAACATGTTGATTCTAGGTTAGATCACCCGTGGTGGAACTAATTGCTATCTTTTCTTTACCTCAAAACATACCTCTTTATTCATTCATAAACAGGGTTACATCATTAATAAGAGGTACAatataggggggggggggggggggggggggtcatctAACCATGTACGAGAATCATGAATTTCTGGCAAGAACGACAATTTGTGAGCTACAGTATTTGGTTCTCTGTTTTCATGGACAAATTCCACCTTGGCAAATTCTCTTGAGACGAAGTAACAATCTCTGAAGATTGCCGCTGCAACCCCTGCTGAATGGACCTCATCTTGCATCGTCGTAATGACATTCATGCTATCTGACGGTGATCCTGGTGCAGCCCAGGGGTTCAGCAAAACAGCAATCCTTCTTGTAATTGCTATAATGCTTCCGTCGACAAACCATCAAGCACCGAGTCTACTTTGAAATTTTTTGCTGCCATGAACCTTCCTTTGTTATCTCGGATCACTACCCTAGTAGTGCCAGTAAAACGATCTTCATCGAAGGAGGCGTCCACATTGATTTTGACAACATATACCCATTGTGCTAAGGTCATCTTTTACCTGTGTATCCACTTCTTGGTTAAGCAACGGCTAGGTTAGATCACCCGTAAGAAAAATGTAACGACATGTATAGTGTGTATCACTGTTTGCTTAACCGATAGCTTTTGGTATTAACGCTTCTGGAGCTTCTGAGGGCATTTCTTGGCTTTGTGGCCTTCTTCATTGCATAAGGAGCATATAAACACTCGTGTTGGACAGCTCCTGGCCCGGTGGCCTTCTTCATTGCATAAGGAGCATATAAACACTCGTGTTGGACAGCTCCTGGCCCTGTGCCCTCCCTGACCACAGCTAACACATCGAAGAACCGATGCCGGTTTCATTTTTGATGATTGTTTAGCACTAGCAGTACCAGGGTCCCGTTCTTCTAATTCTTTGGACAGGTTGGAGGATTTAGCTATGGTGCTGCTCTCTTCAAATTCTTTGGATAGGTCGGGCAATATTGATCTTCTTTTCTGAGGACAGTAAAAGGCAACATGACCTTCTTCACGGCATGTAAAGCATATCCTTGGCCTTAAGTTGTATGCCCTGGCTATTGGACTGACTTGATGGCAGGTCCGTTTAGATAATGTGTTGACTTGTTTTGATAGTGCAAGCCACAGAGCAGCTTGGAAGTTCTCTCTTTGATCCTGAAACGCTGCATTCAATACCCAATTCAAGGGGCACTGAGCAGGATAATGATCCTGACTTTCACAAATAAAGCATTTAACTTTGCTCAATCGACACTCTCCATGCGGATGATATTCGTCACAGCTTGAGCAACTGAGGAGACCATGTGTACTAGTACTATGCCCTATCTCTCCACAGCGGGTGCAAGCGCGATTCTCCGACTTGTTCTGCTGGCAACACGATATGCTCCAGTGGCCATTTTTGCTACAGAGTGTGCAAATGACTTTGTGCTCCTGATCCTTGAAAGGGTAGTCACAACTGTAATGTCCTTCCTTGCCACAAACCAAACAAGTGATTATCCCATTCATTTTGTCCTGATGCTCTGTTCTACCGCCTTCCCATGGACTTTCACGTTGGTTGCAAAAGCGGAAATCTTTATGGCTCCCTAGCGAGGTAGTGAGCGAACCATCATTCCATGGATTTTCATGTTGATTACTGCAAAAGCGGCGGCTGAGGTCTGTGGTAGTCTCCCACTTCCTTTTTGACCCGATTTCCTGAGTCTTGAGAGATAACCCATTGGTTTCCATTTGAATTGTTTCTGACCAGCTGGGATAACAGATCGGAGGGGAAAACATGAGACAAGGCAGAATCTAGTTTGAGGAGTAGGATAAAAATGATATTGTAGAAGTCACTGTGTATATGCAACAGAATATAGCCCAAACAGCTAAACAGCATCCACTGATGTACATGCATACAAGGCCTCAACTATACAGGTGCAAACAATGCCTCAACTATATCATTTCTGTTTGAGCAGAGGTGTCAATATGCTCCTACTGCCGATGTGAAAATCTAACATGTGAAGAGAGGAGCTAATCAGGTCGCAGACATACTgctaagagagagagagagattgcaGCAAACATAAGAGAGGGGCTAATTCTGTGATGTACAAAGGTCTGTCCGTTGAGAAGAAATAAAAGAATATTAACAGGGCAATTGCTTCAAGCTGCAGCAAACTTTGCTTCTTTTGTGCTGGCAGCGGCTACTGCAAACTGCTTATCAATGAGCAGTGCAAAGTACTTATTTGATATGGTATGCATAAGAGGAAAAACCAATATCGACATACTgcccagagagagagagagagattataACTTTGTGATGTACAAAGCTGAAAGATCCCTTCTTtgaaaagaaagaaaatacgtaCTAAAGAGGGCAATGGTTGAGCTGCAGCCAATTGCTTAATGAGCGGTGTGATATATTACCTCCGTCCCGAATTAATTGTCTTAGATTTgtgatttgtctagatacggacgGTAATTCGGGACATAGGGAGTATTTGATATGATATGCatataagaagaagaaaaaagtaACTGATGAACACATGGTAGGTAGGATTGAAGGCTCGCCTAATCACGACGCAGAAGAAAGAGGGTTCAGTACTTCAGTGGGATTGCTCTGCTATGTAGGCTCAGAATTCACTATCTGTTTCCACCCCACGCACGCACCGAATCAGCTACCAATTCCGAGGATCTAAACGGAAGATGGGTGAGATCCACGGTGAGATACCTGAGGGGCGTGAGCAGCGGTGAGCAGGACAAGGGgacccggcggcggcggcggcggcgacgacgatgGTGATACAGCAGCAAGCTCGGGCGGCGCGGTCAACAACCGGAGTTCTGGTTCGGTTCTGAACTTTTGTTGGGAAAGGGGAAAATAGAAGCAGCAACGAGTAGGGATGAGGAACAAGAACactgttttttttttctttttgagcGGTACAAGAACACTGCTATACACACGACAGGCCAATGCAAAGTAGAGTAGAGACTAGAGTGGGCTTCAACCTTCCTTCCCTTTTTTTTAGGTTCCTTCCCTTTTCTTATTACTACCAAAAACGGCTCGTGCATTGCAACAAGAGAAAAAAAAATATAATCTTCAATGGCCATGACCACATTTCGCTACATCACCGAGATATAAAATCACTTTTTTTTAAATCGTGAACATTTTTACAGGTTTTCAAACATCTTCTaaaatcatgaatatttttagaATTCATGGACTTTTATACTATTTGCAAACTTTTTTATtgtaaacattttttaaaatatttttctTGAATAGGCGAACATTTCTAGAACATACGAACTTTTTTTTGGAAATTGTTTGGTGGAACAATTTTCtaaaattcatgaatattttttttaCTCAAAGAAAAAATTAAATGCATGATGATTTTTTGaatttcatgaacattttttgaattggtgattttttttcaatttaATTAACATTTTTAATACACAAACTTTTTTAAAATACCATGACATTTTTTTATTTCCTGAATATTTTTTGATatgcaaacattttttaaaaaccATGAACATTTCTGGATCCATAAACATTTATGAAATATTAAACATTTCATTTCAAAATTCACATGTTTATAATTTTTTAATCTTTTTTAATTCCCAAATTATTGAAAGTAGAAGAAAAACGAAAACGAAAAATAAAAACGAAATTTTAAAAATAGGCTGTCcggattttattttatttttgaaaagGAGGTTATCTCCCGGCCTCTGCATCCGATAGATGCATGCAGCCATATTATTAGTTCAGCAAAACACAAAGTCTGAAATCCGGAGTACATCTCACAAAGGGAGCACAAATGAAAAAAGGCTAAGAAAATAAATCATAGCCACAACCAGCTGGATGGGAGGACATTAAGGACCTATCCTATTATGTGACTGTCATCTAAATCGGTTGAAAATAGCCCGTACTACCATCTCCCATCGATTGCACCCAGTAGCCCTAGAGCCCATAGGAGAGTGTAGCAACCACGTACAGACCCATGTCGTAGCTCTGATAATAATCTGCAAGAAGTTTAAAATATGTAATCTATTAAAAATCATATTATTCTTGCACTTCCATATAGCCTAGAGAAATGCACATATCCAATCTGAATACTTGACGCAACCTCGGGGTGTAACTCATTTAACCACGTCCCAAACAACACATCTATGCTATCCGGCGGCATGATGTTAAATGCTATATGTATAGATCGCCAAAGTAATTTCGCtagaggacaatcaataaataaatgtTGGATTATTTCGTCATGAACACAAAAACAACATCGTAGACTTCCGACCCATCGTCACTTTAGTAAGTTATCTTTGATTAAAAAAACACCTGTTTGTGGACAAACCACATGAAAATTTTAATGCGCAAGGGGACCTTTACTTTCCAAATGTCTATCGATCTTGGGATTGGACCAGAATTAATAAGGTCTGAGTACATAGATTTAACTAAAAACACTTTGTTCGTTGTCAGTTCCCACTTCATGGTGTCTGCTTGGTCGAAGAGGTGAACGTCCATCAACCTCCGTACCAGGTGAAACCATGAGTCCCATCGTTCCCCTACTAAAGCCCTCCGAAACTGGATATTCAAAGGTACCGTCTGCAATACTGTTGCTACATAATCCTCCTTACGTTGCACAATATTATACAGGGTAGGATACTGCAGGGCTAATGGCGTCTCGCCTAACCAAGTATCCTCCCAAAACCTTGTTATCGTTTCGTCCCCGACAACGAAACTCACCCTATGGAAGAAAGTCTCTTTCGTTCTTATGAGCCCCTTCCAAAATGGTGAATCATTAGGTCTTACAGTAACCTGAGCCAGAGTTTTAGAGTGTAGGTATTTATTTCATAGAATTGATTCCAAAGATAACCTATATAGCCATTTGCTCAACACGCACTTGTTTTTAATCTCGAGGTTCTCAATCCCAAGACCCCCCCTGGTCTTTGGGTCGACAAATTATATCCCATCTTGCCAAGCGGTATTTTGTCTTAACCTCGTCTGTCTGCCAGAAAAATCAAGATCGATAGAAGTCTAGTCTCTTTCATACCCCTTTAGGTATTTCAAAGAAAGATAGTGGGAACATGGGCATACTAGTCAGTACTGAATTAATCAGCACTAGCCTTCTCCCATATGACATAAGTTTACCCTTCCAGCAGCTTAGATTTTCTTCAAATCGATCTTCAATACATTTCCACTCTTTATTAGTTAATTTGTGGTGTGTTGGAATGCCTAGATAGCTGAAGGGCAGAGATCCCAGTTCACAACCGAACAATTGTCTGTAGTTATTTTGTTCTTCCTTGGCTCGCCCAAAGCAGAACAATTCACTCATATGAAAGTTAATTTTCAGCCCGAACAATTGTTCAAAAAGGCATAACATTGATTTCATATTCCTCGCTTTTGCAAGGTCATGCTCCATGAATTGGATAGTGTCGTCAGCATATTGTAGGATAGAAACACCATCATCCACCAAATGGGGAACAAGACCACCTACCAGGCCTTTTTCCTTGGCCCGACCGATGAGCACTGTCAACATGTCTACCACAATGTTGAACAGAATAGGAGACATCGGGTCACCTTGTCGTAGGCCTTTATGCGTCTGGAAATAATGACCAATGTCATCATTCACCTTAGTACCGACACTATCTTTTTGGACAAAAGAATCCACCTGATCCCTTCATGCCCCAGTGAAACCCTTCATATGCATGGCCTGCTACAGGAATGACTATTTGACCTTATCATATGCCTTCTCAAAATTCACTTTGAAGATGTATAGAAGGTTCCTATTTTATAGAAGGTTCCTATTgtatgggccggcccaggtgggGATTCCCGTGTGTGATACATGTTTTTTATCACTTATAGATGGCATCGATGGGTAATATTTTACAACTTTATGGACAATTTCATACCACCAGAAGTAATATTTTATAAAAAGCTAGTATTATTAGGTGTGGACTAAAAGAAAAGTCATCGACCTGATAATTATTACTATTAAGGAGTCAGTAAAATACAAAGACGGTTGGATGTACAACGACTACTAAAGAATATAATTACATTAAAAATCATTCTAGCTTTCTACTTTCTTTGATTGTACGCAGCAGTAAAGTGCAAAGAGAATTGAATGTAGAACCAACGCTCAACGAAAGGGTCACCTTCAAACACTCTTTCCGTACCAGGCTTTAAAGATTGCAATAGTCACTCACTGTTTAAAAAGAGGTCTATAAGTCGCTGAAAAAATATTGGTTGGAACATCACTCGCGTAGCACCTTGCAATGCATCACCACCGTCCAAAGAGTTGGAGAAACTTGACCATCATGCAGAACAGCGTGAAAAAAAATGTGTCCAAGTCGCCGCACCAATAGTCAGTCAATTCCTCTCGTTCATAGACACATTAACTGCCAAGATCTGAAAAGAGCCCACATATCTAGCGACACAAATTCTCCTTCATCGACGCCAAGTCAGATGTCATGTAGGTAGGGAAATGCTCGAGAGACCTTATTCCAACatggcactactaggaaaaaccttatacacagaatttTAGCAGCAGTGCGTTACAaaaacaggcgctactgctaattttcaGTAG
Protein-coding sequences here:
- the LOC125507763 gene encoding DNA-binding protein HEXBP-like, whose product is METNGLSLKTQEIGSKRKWETTTDLSRRFCSNQHENPWNDGSLTTSLGSHKDFRFCNQRESPWEGGRTEHQDKMNGIITCLVCGKEGHYSCDYPFKDQEHKVICTLCSKNGHWSISCCQQNKSENRACTRCGEIGHSTSTHGLLSCSSCDEYHPHGECRLSKVKCFICESQDHYPAQCPLNWVLNAAFQDQRENFQAALWLALSKQVNTLSKRTCHQVSPIARAYNLRPRICFTCREEGHVAFYCPQKRRSILPDLSKEFEESSTIAKSSNLSKELEERDPGTASAKQSSKMKPASVLRCVSCGQGGHRARSCPTRVFICSLCNEEGHRARSCPTRVFICSLCNEEGHKAKKCPQKLQKR